The following nucleotide sequence is from Prunus dulcis unplaced genomic scaffold, ALMONDv2, whole genome shotgun sequence.
CACGATTCTAATGATTTGCCAAGCAAGCAAATAGTAGAAAGCAAGATACTTCCTGTTCTTAATGCAAAACTTGGATGCCAAAAAATGTATCTTTAATATCAGAGCTGTTTGAAATGGTTTAAAACAAGACATCATTGTTTTGGATTTCAGTGGGACTCCATCTCAAAGAAATTCACAGCTACTGAAGAAGTATGGCAAGATTACTTTAAGGTtagatttcaattttgttaaatattACTCTATACAGATAACTTTCACTTTCGTACTTTTTGCatgttattaatttttctttcttctatatttttggtttttgctagTCCCACCCAAGTCAAGTGCATCTTCAAAGAGAAACATTTGCAGACTATGAGGATTTGGTAATTGCAATTGGCAATGGAACGACTACTGGGAAAAACTCAATTGGACTTGGTGATGATACCGATGCTAGAACGTACCAAGTTGGAGAAAGTAGACCTACCAGATTGCAGGATACCAATGAGGCATTTGTACCAAGTCAAAATGAAACGCCATACCAAACTTTGTCATCTGGTAATTTTACTTCATCACCTTTTCTAGACACAAATTTGGAGGCTCCATTAGAAAAGCTCTCTCcaagaaagaaactaaaacCGAGTCTGAAGCAAATACTAAGTTCAGTTGAGACCATAACTCGAGATGAGCTGGtagaaaaaatttatatggtCATGTATTCAATTGCTGCAATTACCACTGAAATTCGAGGATTGCATAGCCTAAtggagaaaagagagaaagagagagagaaaaccaaCAATGTTTGGGATGTTATCAGAGACGGATCCAGGATTTCAAAATGAGGTAGGCTAGATTTACCTTATTGAACTGTCAGATTTTAAGCTCGGCTAAACCCTTAAGTGAGGCTTATGAAATtgatcataaatatatataaatttaatttaagaacatatcatttttactttatttgtttaaaaggCCTATTTTACACCAACAATGCTAGCTAAGGTCTACCATGATgaacaaaaatgaattaaaggaaaaaaaattcataagaaaattcaaaaatgaaaatttatcaTCACAAAGATAGAGTTAGATAGACACACATGACACCAGAGGTAAGCCTACGATTATCCAATTAgtttaattgatatttatACTCTAAATGGGCTTAACATTAACACTAACTAtaagaaatataattaaaaccTGGGCTATACCCTAGGTTGTACATCTCATAGGTCCGTCCCTGGATGCTATCAAGGAGACTCCAAACTTGGATAATCGTGCTCGTTACAAAGCGCTTGGGCTGGTTCATAAGTTGGGAATAAAAAATGTGTTCCTGAGAATGTTACTTGAGGAGCACTTAGAATGGATACTATACAATATGGAATGAGTGTGGCTCTTTGAGattatgttgaaattttggtttaaactatttttataacTTTGGTTTGGAAGTATTTACCATTTTGGAGAAGTG
It contains:
- the LOC117613540 gene encoding uncharacterized protein At2g29880-like, with protein sequence MVDAANYGWHDSNDLPSKQIVESKILPWDSISKKFTATEEVWQDYFKSHPSQVHLQRETFADYEDLVIAIGNGTTTGKNSIGLGDDTDARTYQVGESRPTRLQDTNEAFVPSQNETPYQTLSSGNFTSSPFLDTNLEAPLEKLSPRKKLKPSLKQILSSVETITRDELVVHLIGPSLDAIKETPNLDNRARYKALGLVHKLGIKNVFLRMLLEEHLEWILYNME